In the genome of Misgurnus anguillicaudatus chromosome 11, ASM2758022v2, whole genome shotgun sequence, one region contains:
- the LOC129415654 gene encoding uncharacterized protein isoform X3, with amino-acid sequence MAANERTQRFPSKGCFDLKLTGFEEDTMTKFIVWTKDKAFGVDDPKPGSKKVMWELQYVPFDGIPFMVVGRRVYSSHQGVDKHKHEKQTRQLQLLDDCSDHQYKGSRRLQDSKKLGCPARIYVVHLIRFPDYKIPDDIHKQRKESSGSLRRALTTNPSAVKFEEQYVGHFPEIEEHKNHHVVKEPDNPLFSIDVVCLSSSTPLINSSTPPGDTSKTKKRKKCGSLLREISVLTCHLQDESFLDILTVRLNDLLEDVKSHTTHNDTLSLSYTPPSKKLI; translated from the exons ATGGCGGCGAACGAGCGGACTCAACGGTTCCCTTCAAAGGGATGTTTTGATCTTAAACTTACGGGTTTCGAGGAGGACACGATGACAAAGTTTATCGTTTGGACAAAAGACAAGGCTTTTGGTGTGGACG ACCCCAAACCAGGATCCAAAAAAGTTATGTGGGAGCTACAATATGTTCCTTTTGATGGGATACCCTTCATGGTGGTGGGAAGAAGGGTCTACTCCTCTCACCAAGGGGTAGACAAGCACAAACATGAAAAACAGACAAGACAACTACAACTG CTTGATGACTGCTCAGACCATCAATATAAAGGGAGCCGACGTCTTCAAGACTCGAAGAAACTGGGCTGCCCTGCCAGAATATATGTGGTTCATCTTATCAGATTCCCTGATTACAag ATACCTGATGACATTCATAAACAGAGGAAGGAGAGCTCTGGGAGTCTGAGACGTGCCTTAACAACAAACCCATCAGCAGTGAAGTTTGAGGAGCAATATGTTGGCCACTTCCCAGAGATTGAGGAGCACAAAAACCATCATGTGGTAAAAGAGCC GGATAACCCCCTGTTTTCCATAGATGTGGTGTGTTTAAGCAGTTCCACTCCTCTTATAAACAGCAGCACTCCTCCTGGAGACACCAGCAAGaccaaaaaaaggaaaaagtgtGGGAGCTTACTACGTGAAAtttcagttctgacttgccatCTACAGGATGAGTCATTTCTGGATATCTTGACTGTTCGACTGAATGACCTTTTGGAGGATGTGAAGAGTCATACCACTCATAATGACACCCTTTCCCTGTCGTACACTCCTCcatcaaaaaaattaatttag
- the LOC129415654 gene encoding uncharacterized protein isoform X1 — protein MAANERTQRFPSKGCFDLKLTGFEEDTMTKFIVWTKDKAFGVDDPKPGSKKVMWELQYVPFDGIPFMVVGRRVYSSHQGVDKHKHEKQTRQLQLLDDCSDHQYKGSRRLQDSKKLGCPARIYVVHLIRFPDYKIPDDIHKQRKESSGSLRRALTTNPSAVKFEEQYVGHFPEIEEHKNHHVVKEPFKGEAAPPPTRRRFYALDKDIRNIIKSTKGSRALTKSICREFGNVQQSTDDNGFSGDSARLKSPKSFCVTFTEKNPG, from the exons ATGGCGGCGAACGAGCGGACTCAACGGTTCCCTTCAAAGGGATGTTTTGATCTTAAACTTACGGGTTTCGAGGAGGACACGATGACAAAGTTTATCGTTTGGACAAAAGACAAGGCTTTTGGTGTGGACG ACCCCAAACCAGGATCCAAAAAAGTTATGTGGGAGCTACAATATGTTCCTTTTGATGGGATACCCTTCATGGTGGTGGGAAGAAGGGTCTACTCCTCTCACCAAGGGGTAGACAAGCACAAACATGAAAAACAGACAAGACAACTACAACTG CTTGATGACTGCTCAGACCATCAATATAAAGGGAGCCGACGTCTTCAAGACTCGAAGAAACTGGGCTGCCCTGCCAGAATATATGTGGTTCATCTTATCAGATTCCCTGATTACAag ATACCTGATGACATTCATAAACAGAGGAAGGAGAGCTCTGGGAGTCTGAGACGTGCCTTAACAACAAACCCATCAGCAGTGAAGTTTGAGGAGCAATATGTTGGCCACTTCCCAGAGATTGAGGAGCACAAAAACCATCATGTGGTAAAAGAGCCGTTCAAAGGAGAGGCTGCTCCTCCACCCACAAGGAGAAGGTTTTACGCCCTTGACAAAGATATCAGAAATATAATCAAGTCGACAAAAGGCAGTCGAGCATTGACCAAGTCAATCTGCAG ggagtttgggaacgtacaacaaagcacagatgacaacggGTTTTCTGGAGACAGCGCAAGATTGAAG AGTCCGAAGTCCTTCTGTGTGACTTTCACAGAGAAAAATCCTGGGTGA
- the LOC129415654 gene encoding calcium-responsive transcription factor isoform X2 has protein sequence MAANERTQRFPSKGCFDLKLTGFEEDTMTKFIVWTKDKAFGVDDPKPGSKKVMWELQYVPFDGIPFMVVGRRVYSSHQGVDKHKHEKQTRQLQLLDDCSDHQYKGSRRLQDSKKLGCPARIYVVHLIRFPDYKIPDDIHKQRKESSGSLRRALTTNPSAVKFEEQYVGHFPEIEEHKNHHVVKEPFKGEAAPPPTRRRFYALDKDIRNIIKSTKGSRALTKSICRVRSPSV, from the exons ATGGCGGCGAACGAGCGGACTCAACGGTTCCCTTCAAAGGGATGTTTTGATCTTAAACTTACGGGTTTCGAGGAGGACACGATGACAAAGTTTATCGTTTGGACAAAAGACAAGGCTTTTGGTGTGGACG ACCCCAAACCAGGATCCAAAAAAGTTATGTGGGAGCTACAATATGTTCCTTTTGATGGGATACCCTTCATGGTGGTGGGAAGAAGGGTCTACTCCTCTCACCAAGGGGTAGACAAGCACAAACATGAAAAACAGACAAGACAACTACAACTG CTTGATGACTGCTCAGACCATCAATATAAAGGGAGCCGACGTCTTCAAGACTCGAAGAAACTGGGCTGCCCTGCCAGAATATATGTGGTTCATCTTATCAGATTCCCTGATTACAag ATACCTGATGACATTCATAAACAGAGGAAGGAGAGCTCTGGGAGTCTGAGACGTGCCTTAACAACAAACCCATCAGCAGTGAAGTTTGAGGAGCAATATGTTGGCCACTTCCCAGAGATTGAGGAGCACAAAAACCATCATGTGGTAAAAGAGCCGTTCAAAGGAGAGGCTGCTCCTCCACCCACAAGGAGAAGGTTTTACGCCCTTGACAAAGATATCAGAAATATAATCAAGTCGACAAAAGGCAGTCGAGCATTGACCAAGTCAATCTGCAG AGTCCGAAGTCCTTCTGTGTGA